Proteins found in one Thermaerobacter subterraneus DSM 13965 genomic segment:
- a CDS encoding ABC transporter permease subunit: MNVRDGLRLAIHMTRMELRLARGGLLIWTTVLVGVVALYLGLFDSIQDPAMVEALKAMPESLLKAFSFTPAMIADVNSYYGVYIMGYLVLLATIYGLMQAGGSVAREPDLGAVEFLYTRPVTRRQVAVAKIAAFVVGVVILWVAIFTVSTLVGWAVAGDAYDLGRQRWTHLAGLAATLAGGGVGFLLGPFFPRAQTAISAGVGVGLASFVLHALSQVADRLHPIGYLSLQRHAALDRAAAGDPDAAGLLVLVAVFLAGTLAGTMILERKDFA; this comes from the coding sequence ATGAACGTCCGAGACGGGCTGCGCCTCGCAATCCACATGACGCGTATGGAACTGCGGCTGGCACGCGGGGGATTGCTGATCTGGACCACCGTGCTGGTTGGCGTGGTGGCCCTCTACCTGGGACTGTTCGATTCCATCCAGGACCCGGCGATGGTGGAAGCGCTCAAGGCCATGCCCGAGAGCCTGCTGAAGGCGTTCAGCTTCACCCCGGCGATGATCGCCGACGTCAACAGCTACTACGGCGTGTACATCATGGGCTACCTGGTGCTGCTGGCCACCATCTACGGCCTGATGCAGGCGGGCGGCAGCGTCGCCCGGGAGCCCGACCTCGGGGCGGTGGAGTTCCTCTACACGCGTCCCGTGACCCGCCGCCAGGTGGCGGTCGCCAAGATCGCCGCCTTCGTCGTGGGCGTGGTGATCCTGTGGGTGGCGATCTTTACCGTCAGCACGCTGGTGGGCTGGGCGGTGGCGGGCGACGCCTACGACCTCGGACGCCAGCGGTGGACGCACCTGGCGGGTCTGGCCGCCACGCTGGCCGGTGGCGGCGTCGGATTCCTCCTGGGGCCCTTCTTCCCCCGGGCCCAGACGGCCATCTCCGCCGGCGTCGGCGTCGGACTGGCCTCCTTCGTCCTCCACGCCCTGAGCCAGGTGGCGGACCGGCTGCACCCCATCGGGTACCTCAGCCTGCAGCGCCACGCCGCCCTCGACCGGGCGGCGGCGGGCGACCCCGACGCGGCGGGCCTGCTCGTCCTGGTGGCGGTCTTCCTGGCGGGCACGCTGGCCGGTACGATGATCCTCGAGCGGAAGGACTTCGCGTGA
- a CDS encoding RNA polymerase sigma factor, producing MAEGANAGSPSPAGEDAIRRWYDATWPWLYRFVCARVQNREEAEDVTQETVLRVLGGGRAAGPGGSGAHGDTDTAFGAPAPGSGAQGATPAEATRSGFPPPDALVRTIALNLIRDRWRRQRRDGAAVPLEEALLQGRVPSRGGGTADVDTAAVVDRLWLEERLRRLPPAYREVLHWRIVVGLSRAETARQMRRSEAAVRGLQFRALKALRDLLREVDR from the coding sequence ATGGCCGAAGGAGCGAACGCCGGGTCGCCGTCCCCCGCCGGCGAGGACGCGATCCGGCGGTGGTATGACGCGACGTGGCCCTGGCTCTACCGGTTCGTCTGTGCCCGGGTCCAGAACCGCGAGGAGGCCGAGGACGTGACCCAGGAGACCGTGCTGCGCGTGCTCGGGGGCGGCCGGGCCGCGGGCCCCGGCGGCTCCGGTGCCCACGGTGATACCGATACCGCGTTCGGTGCCCCCGCGCCCGGTTCCGGCGCTCAGGGAGCCACGCCGGCGGAGGCGACGCGGAGCGGGTTCCCGCCGCCCGACGCCCTGGTCCGCACCATCGCCCTCAATCTGATCCGCGACCGTTGGCGGCGGCAGCGGCGGGACGGGGCGGCCGTACCCCTCGAGGAGGCCCTGCTGCAAGGCCGGGTCCCAAGCCGCGGCGGCGGGACCGCGGACGTGGATACGGCGGCCGTGGTCGATCGCCTCTGGCTGGAGGAGCGGCTGCGGCGGCTGCCGCCCGCATATCGCGAGGTGCTGCACTGGCGCATCGTCGTGGGGCTGTCGAGGGCCGAGACCGCCCGCCAGATGCGGCGCAGCGAGGCCGCCGTACGCGGTC
- a CDS encoding ABC transporter ATP-binding protein: MPAAIAIRGLTKYYGRTRGVEDLDLQVEEGEIFGFIGPNGAGKTTTIRTLLGLVRPTSGSVRVFGRPVPPGGGAWLAEVGYLPSEVAYYPDMTGQELLDYAAGFYPRVDRRWVARLVERLQLDLSRPVRTYSLGNRKKLGIVQALLHRPRLLILDEPSSGLDPLIRAELFEILREVNAAGTTIFFSTHVLDEVDRLCHRVAMIRDGRLLQVAPVDDLPGRHMKIVTLRLAGGAPLPEALLARLGDPRPEPVPGKPGTYRLVVRAPVQELVAALAPLQLEDLTIGEPGIEDVFLTLYRVPGESGGQP, translated from the coding sequence ATGCCCGCCGCCATCGCCATCCGCGGGCTGACCAAGTACTACGGCAGGACGCGCGGCGTCGAGGACCTGGACCTGCAGGTGGAAGAGGGCGAGATCTTCGGCTTCATCGGCCCCAACGGCGCCGGGAAGACGACCACCATCCGCACGCTGCTCGGGCTGGTTCGTCCCACGTCAGGCAGCGTGAGGGTGTTCGGGCGGCCGGTGCCGCCGGGCGGCGGCGCCTGGCTGGCCGAGGTGGGCTACCTGCCCAGCGAGGTCGCCTACTACCCCGACATGACGGGCCAGGAGCTGCTGGACTACGCCGCCGGGTTCTACCCGAGGGTCGACCGGCGGTGGGTGGCCCGGCTGGTGGAGCGCCTGCAGCTCGATCTCTCCCGCCCCGTCCGCACCTACTCCCTGGGCAACCGCAAGAAGCTGGGCATCGTCCAGGCCCTCCTGCACCGGCCGCGGCTGCTCATCCTGGACGAACCCTCCAGTGGCCTGGACCCGCTGATCCGGGCGGAGCTGTTCGAGATCCTGCGCGAGGTGAACGCGGCCGGTACGACCATCTTCTTCTCCACCCACGTCCTCGACGAGGTCGACCGGCTCTGCCACCGGGTGGCGATGATCCGCGACGGGCGCCTGCTGCAAGTGGCGCCCGTCGACGATCTGCCCGGGCGGCACATGAAGATCGTGACCCTGCGCCTGGCAGGGGGTGCGCCGCTGCCGGAGGCGCTGCTGGCCCGCTTGGGCGACCCGCGGCCCGAGCCGGTGCCCGGCAAGCCCGGCACGTACCGCCTGGTGGTTCGGGCGCCGGTGCAGGAGCTGGTGGCTGCCCTGGCCCCGCTGCAGCTTGAAGATCTGACCATCGGCGAACCCGGCATCGAGGACGTGTTCCTCACCCTGTACCGGGTCCCGGGAGAGTCGGGAGGCCAACCGTAA
- a CDS encoding TetR/AcrR family transcriptional regulator: protein MADDGTPSSGTPAGDHRAGPDGFGSRGRRGTAAPSAQGGAGGAGPRGASPRRTADGSPRERILDAAVAEFADRGYLRASLSRIARRAGVAKSLVLYYFGSKDDLYRAAVDRALQPIEAALEEAAPDLPRDLFERLRRLGAIKLQVYRDRPDAYRLIVRSMVDPAVSAEFRQRLAEAAARSQDLLYHDVDTGRLRPGVTVQEAVELLMLLGDGLMPRIFAAIRQRPDLGYADLDRWVAKWERYLELVRDGLYQP from the coding sequence ATGGCCGACGACGGGACGCCCAGCAGCGGCACCCCCGCGGGCGACCACCGCGCGGGGCCTGATGGTTTCGGAAGCAGGGGCCGCCGGGGTACGGCGGCCCCATCTGCCCAAGGGGGCGCGGGGGGCGCCGGCCCGAGGGGCGCTAGCCCGAGGAGGACGGCCGATGGCAGCCCCCGCGAGCGCATCCTCGACGCGGCGGTGGCCGAGTTCGCGGACCGGGGCTACCTGCGCGCCTCCCTCAGCCGCATCGCCCGTCGCGCCGGCGTGGCCAAGAGCCTGGTGCTCTACTACTTCGGCAGCAAAGACGACCTCTACCGGGCGGCCGTGGACCGCGCGCTCCAGCCCATCGAAGCCGCCCTCGAGGAGGCGGCGCCCGACCTTCCCCGGGATCTGTTCGAGCGGCTCCGCCGGCTGGGCGCGATCAAGCTCCAGGTGTACCGGGACCGCCCGGACGCCTACCGGCTGATCGTAAGATCGATGGTCGACCCCGCCGTGTCCGCCGAGTTCCGCCAGCGGCTGGCCGAGGCGGCGGCCCGTAGTCAGGACCTGCTCTACCACGACGTCGACACGGGACGCCTGCGGCCGGGGGTGACGGTGCAAGAGGCAGTCGAGCTGCTCATGCTGCTCGGCGACGGCCTCATGCCGCGCATCTTCGCCGCCATCCGCCAGCGTCCCGACCTCGGCTACGCGGATCTGGACCGATGGGTCGCGAAGTGGGAACGCTATCTCGAGCTGGTCCGCGACGGTCTCTACCAGCCCTAG